Sequence from the Terriglobales bacterium genome:
ATGGCGGTGGACCCGGAAAAAGACGTGGATGGTTTCCACCCCGTGAACGTGGGCTTCTTGTCGACGCAGCGGCCGGGGCTGGTGCCGTGCACGCCGGCGGGCATCATCGAAATCCTGCGGCGCAGCGAGATCACGATTCCGGGTGCGGACGCGGTGGTGGTGGGACGCAGCGACATTGTCGGCAAGCCGACGGCGATGCTGCTCACCAACAACAACGCCACGGTCACCATATGCCACTCGAAAACGCGCGACCTGCCGGGCGTCTGCCGGCGCGCCGACATTCTGGTCGCCGCCATGGGACGCACGGGCATGGTCGACAAGAATTACATCAAGCCGGGCGCGACCGTGATCGACGTCGGCATGAACAAGATCACCGACCGCGGGGAATTCGACAAATTTTTCAAAGGCAATGAGAAACGCGAGAAGTCGTTCGCCGACAGGGGCTCGACGCTGATCGGTGACGTGCACCCGCAGGCGGCCGAAATTGCCGGCGCGATCACGCCCGTGCCCGGCGGCGTGGGCCCGCTGACTATCGCCATGCTGATGGTGAACACGCTGAAGGCGTGCAAGATGCGGCGAGGACATAAAGTGCCGGCGTTGGCGACCGCGCGGTGATTTTTATACATCGGTAAACGATATTTTAAGAACGACTGCAAGACTAGATGAACCCCGAATGGAAGGATTTGAGCGCGGAGTGGTTCGTCAGGCGCAGATATGCGCCGGAGTTGAAGAAAGCATAGATCCTGAGCTCGCCAAAAGCGGGCGTGCTCAGGACGACAATCTTTTAATTGTCGCTTTGTCCTTTGATTTTTTCTCACTACCCGGGTTTCGAAAGGGAAGCGTTGCTGAAGGTCGGTCTCACCGGCGGAGTGGCGTGCGGCAAGTCCACGGTGGGCGATATGTTCGTGGCGCGCGGCGCGAAGCTGATCAAGGCGGATGAGATCGCTCACCGCCTGATGCAGCCGGGGCAGCCGGTGTACGAGGAGGTGGTCCGGCACTTCGGGCGCGAGATCGTCAGCCCGGACGGGACCATCGACCGGCAGAAGCTGGCGCAGGCGGCGTTCGGAGGTGGGCGCGTCGAGGAATTGAACCGGCTGGTGCATCCGGCGGTGATCGCGGAACAGGACCGGTGGATGCAGGAGGAAGGGGCGCGACATCGCGATACTGTAGTGATGGTCGAGGCGGCGCTGATCCTGGAAGCAGGCGTGGGGAAACGGTTCGACAAGCTGGTGGTGGTGACCTGCCGGCCGGAGCAGAAGGCGGCGCGCTTTGCAGCGCGGCAAGGCCTGACCGCGGAGGAAGCACTCGCCGAAGTGGAGCGGCGGCAGAAGGCGCAGGTTTCCGACGAAGAGAAGGCGCGCGCGGCGGATTACGTGATCGACAATTCCGGGCCGCGCGAGCAGACGGAGCGGCGGGTAGATGCTGTGTGGGGAGAACTAAGTCATTTGGCCGCCGATGAACAGAGATGAACGCAGAATTTCTGATTATTTAACTGCGCTGATCGGTGTTGCTCTGCGGCTGAAAGCTGAGAACTCATATGAGAGGACTTCGCGTACTGCTGCTGGCGCTCCTTGTGGTGGGTGCGTTTTATTTCTACACGACAGCGCACCGCGGCACTTTTGCGCCGGGCCGCTGGTTGGGCGGCGATTCGCGGGCCGGCAATCTGGAACTGACAGAAGCGGCCGGGCCGGAGGCCCTGGATCCCGAGGAGCAGGTCAACGTCAGCGTGTACAAGAAGGGCGTTCCCTCGGTGGTGAACATCAAGTCACGCTCCGTCTCGTTCAACTTCTTTTATGGAGTGGTGCCGGAGGAAGGACAAGGGTCGGGCTTCATTCTCGACTCGGAAGGTCACGTCCTGACCAATTTCCACGTGGTCGCCAACGCGCGGCAGATCGAGGCCACGCTTTACAACCGCAAAACTTATAAGGCTGACCTGATCGGAGTGGACCGGGCACACGACCTGGCGGTCATCCAAATTCACGGCAGCGGGTTCACGCCGGCGACGCTGGGCAATTCACGCGGGCTGCTGGTGGGGCAAAAGGTGTTCGCCATCGGCAATCCCTTCGGGTTGAGCGGCACCATGACGCGGGGAATCGTCAGCTCGATCCGGTCGGTACAGGAACCGGGCGGGGCCGGTTTTATTGACGAAGCGATCCAGACCGACGCCGCCATCAACCCTGGAAATTCCGGCGGGCCGCTGCTGAATTCCAAGGGCGAGGTGATCGGAATCAATACGCTGATCGCGTCCAACGTGGGGCAGAGCGCGGGGATCGGGTTCGCCATCCCCATCAACACGGCGAAGGCGGTGCTGGGCGACCTGGTGTCCCTGGGGCGGGTGCGGCGTCCGTCGCTGGGCGTCCACACCATCCCCATCGGGCCGGAACTGGCGGCGCAACTGGGGCTGCCGTCCGATTATGGGTTGCTGATCAACGACGTGATTTCGGGCAGCGCGGCCGAGCGCGCAGGATTGCGCGGCGGCAGCAAGCGCGCATTGCTGGGAAATACGCCGATCATGATCGGAGGAGACTTGATCGTCGCCATTGATGGCCAGGCGATCGAGGACCCGCAGGACCTGTCCCACATCATGAACAATCATCGCGCCGGCGACACGGTGACGGTGACGATTTATCGCGGCTCGAACAAAATGGATGTGAAAGTCACCCTGGGAGAGGCACGGGAACAAGCGTAGAGTGGTCAGCGGTTGTCCTGTT
This genomic interval carries:
- a CDS encoding bifunctional 5,10-methylenetetrahydrofolate dehydrogenase/5,10-methenyltetrahydrofolate cyclohydrolase gives rise to the protein MAARILDGEKIAAAIKSEVAEEVKTMSAAGIRPGLAVILVGNNPASEIYVRGKVKSCEALGIYSEKHTPPDTSTTDDLLALVHDLNSRDEIDGILVQLPLPKQVDSKRVLMAVDPEKDVDGFHPVNVGFLSTQRPGLVPCTPAGIIEILRRSEITIPGADAVVVGRSDIVGKPTAMLLTNNNATVTICHSKTRDLPGVCRRADILVAAMGRTGMVDKNYIKPGATVIDVGMNKITDRGEFDKFFKGNEKREKSFADRGSTLIGDVHPQAAEIAGAITPVPGGVGPLTIAMLMVNTLKACKMRRGHKVPALATAR
- the coaE gene encoding dephospho-CoA kinase (Dephospho-CoA kinase (CoaE) performs the final step in coenzyme A biosynthesis.) — its product is MLKVGLTGGVACGKSTVGDMFVARGAKLIKADEIAHRLMQPGQPVYEEVVRHFGREIVSPDGTIDRQKLAQAAFGGGRVEELNRLVHPAVIAEQDRWMQEEGARHRDTVVMVEAALILEAGVGKRFDKLVVVTCRPEQKAARFAARQGLTAEEALAEVERRQKAQVSDEEKARAADYVIDNSGPREQTERRVDAVWGELSHLAADEQR
- a CDS encoding trypsin-like peptidase domain-containing protein, which gives rise to MRGLRVLLLALLVVGAFYFYTTAHRGTFAPGRWLGGDSRAGNLELTEAAGPEALDPEEQVNVSVYKKGVPSVVNIKSRSVSFNFFYGVVPEEGQGSGFILDSEGHVLTNFHVVANARQIEATLYNRKTYKADLIGVDRAHDLAVIQIHGSGFTPATLGNSRGLLVGQKVFAIGNPFGLSGTMTRGIVSSIRSVQEPGGAGFIDEAIQTDAAINPGNSGGPLLNSKGEVIGINTLIASNVGQSAGIGFAIPINTAKAVLGDLVSLGRVRRPSLGVHTIPIGPELAAQLGLPSDYGLLINDVISGSAAERAGLRGGSKRALLGNTPIMIGGDLIVAIDGQAIEDPQDLSHIMNNHRAGDTVTVTIYRGSNKMDVKVTLGEAREQA